From Helicoverpa armigera isolate CAAS_96S chromosome 26, ASM3070526v1, whole genome shotgun sequence, one genomic window encodes:
- the LOC110372408 gene encoding dual specificity protein phosphatase CDC14A: protein MDESDVIISSTEIIKDRLYFATLKTGYKPKPTRNSKYFHIEDEIVYENFYFDFGPYHLCHLYQFCNKLNEELEKNPKKKIVFYTSNNETLRLNAAYLIGSYQIIYLDTSPAAVYKQLTDGSDWSLLNFRDASGGPPLFDISLLDVLHGVKVAHDARFFDFDNFDAEQYLFYEKVENGDLNWIIPGKMLAFSGPHHRSRLDRGYPLHSPEHYHDYFRKHHVTTIVRLNKKSYDARQFTAHGFEHRELFFVDGSVPSDLIVNRFIRITEMAKGAVAVHCKAGLGRTGTLIACYLMKHHAFTARESIAWLRICRPGSVIGHQQWFLENVQPRMHAEGESYRRRHNITTLPVFPRGIYSEPPAETLDNKPVLHTSKLTNKLDNANVLNANETDSENNVTSVIGKYKTTPTPMLPTKTVFAPKMNYMMPTNNIRNANNTNLKQPPRIINSTLKSHYASKTSTFPPTRSANSQANKLAGGVKPFTGKSSFHGQRANLARPALGYTHGASPLKTFTRKTVSVNKITNNDSAVVTTLNNVTSTLSALTENCHLNGKNRLPSEPNLKSVVQNKPTNSNLTARKKLIVRSNSSSRKKVPKSNLPKSSLESTQDLSSSDTNVTNISADSLETPFRFRRKRDKSNSPEPMDCITNSVITADVTPDNFEETNNSQGNKLYKIKALRKKCPAFGVSLLKKDGVQTRSSSCASSSTVKKK from the exons ATGGATGAAAGCGATGTCATCATATCATCCACTGAGATTATTAAAG ACAGATTGTACTTCGCGACGCTGAAAACTGGTTACAAGCCCAAACCTACCAGAAACAGCAAATATTTCCACATAGAAGATGAGATTGTGTACGAGAACTTCTATTTTGACTTCGGGCCTTACCACCTCTGCCATTTGTACCAGTTCTGCAACAAGCTTAATGAGGAATTGGAGAAGAACCCGAAGAAGAAGATTGTTTTCTACACCAGCAACAATGAGACCCTACGGCTTAATGCGGCCTATCTTATTGGGAGTTATCAG ATAATTTACCTAGACACAAGTCCAGCAGCAGTCTACAAGCAGCTTACAGACGGTTCCGACTGGTCCCTGCTGAACTTCCGCGACGCCTCCGGTGGTCCTCCACTCTTCGATATATCCTTGTTGGACGTGTTGCACGGCGTGAAGGTAGCCCATGATGCGAGGTTCTTCGACTTCGATAACTTCGATGCTGAGCAGTATTTGTTTTATGAG AAAGTGGAAAACGGCGACCTAAACTGGATAATACCGGGTAAAATGCTCGCCTTCTCCGGCCCCCACCACCGTTCCCGTCTCGACCGGGGCTACCCCCTCCACAGTCCTGAGCACTACCACGATTACTTTCGCAAACACCACGTGACGACCATCGTACGACTCAACAAGAAGTCGTACGACGCGCGGCAGTTCACCGCTCATGGGTTCGAACATCGGGAGCTGTTCTTTGTGGATGGGTCCGTGCCGTCCGATCTGATTGTGAACCGGTTTATAAGGATCACGGAGATGGCTAAAGGTGCTGTTGCTGTGCATTGTAAAG CGGGTCTAGGCCGCACGGGCACCCTGATCGCGTGCTATCTGATGAAGCACCACGCGTTCACTGCGCGGGAGTCCATCGCCTGGCTGCGTATCTGCCGTCCTGGATCCGTTATAGGGCACCAGCAGTGGTTCCTTGAGAA CGTCCAGCCCCGCATGCATGCAGAAGGCGAGTCGTACCGTCGCCGACACAACATCACCACTCTACCAGTGTTCCCGCGCGGCATCTACAGCGAGCCGCCCGCAGAGACGCTCGACAACAAGCCGGTGCTGCACACCAGCAAGCTCACTAACAAG TTGGACAACGCAAACGTGTTAAACGCGAACGAGACAGACTCCGAGAACAACGTGACGTCAGTGATCGGCAAGTACAAGACTACCCCCACTCCTATGCTGCCCACTAAGACAGTATTCGCTCCAAAAATGAACTACATGATGCCAACCAACAACATACGGAACGCAAACAACACCAACTTGAAACAACCGCCGCGAATCATCAACAGTACCTTAAAATCTCACTATGCGTCCAAAACTTCCACCTTTCCCCCAACTAGAAGTGCCAATTCTCAAGCCAACAAACTTGCCGGAGGAGTGAAACCCTTCACTGGTAAGAGCAGCTTCCACGGCCAGCGAGCCAACCTCGCCCGCCCCGCCCTAGGCTACACGCACGGCGCCAGCCCACTCAAAACCTTCACCAGGAAAACTGTCAGCGTCAACAAAATCACCAACAATGACAGCGCAGTCGTCACAACGCTAAACAACGTAACTTCAACCTTATCGGCGCTGACAGAAAACTGCCATTTGAATGGCAAGAATCGTCTCCCGTCTGAGCCAAACTTGAAATCAGTCGTCCAAAATAAACCTACTAACTCGAATTTAACAGCTCGCAAGAAATTGATAGTCAGGTCAAACTCCAGCTCCCGTAAGAAGGTACCTAAAAGTAATTTGCCCAAAAGCAGTCTTGAGTCGACTCAGGATCTGTCTTCCAGTGATACAAACGTCACAAACATTTCTGCAGATTCTCTGGAAACTCCCTTCAGATTCAGACGGAAAAGGGACAAATCTAACAGTCCAGAACCTATGGACTGCATCACAAACTCTGTCATCACAGCTGACGTCACGCCCGATAACTTTGAAGAGACAAACAACTCCCAAGGAAAtaagttgtataaaataaaagcgtTGAGGAAGAAATGCCCCGCGTTTGGCGTCAGTTTGCTGAAGAAGGACGGCGTTCAGACGCGGTCGAGTAGTTGCGCCAGTAGCTCGACCGTCAAGAAGAAATGA